In the Devosia sp. SL43 genome, one interval contains:
- a CDS encoding beta strand repeat-containing protein: MQANANAVGAFEQLQADQTPAVTTIVDDQDVVTVKLTATPSTGEQAGTIIYTASLVDALGNPVTTNNAVTVTLNSGLIITIPAGSNTADSAAVPFSEDDVYVEADTVSDFIQTAVQANANAVGAFEQLQADQTPAVTTIVDDQDVVTVKLTATPSTGEQAGTIVYTASLVDALGNPVTTNNAVTVTLNSGLIITIPAGSNTADSAAVPFSEDDVYVEADTVSDFIQTAVQANANAVGAFEQLQADQTPAVTTIVDDQDVVTVKLTATPPTGEQAGTIVYTASLVDALGNPVTTNNAVTVTLNSGLIITIPAGSNTADSAAVPFSEDDVYVEADTVSDFIQTAVQANANAVGAFEQLQADQTPAVTTIVDDQDVVTVKLTATPSTGEQAGTIVYTASLVDALGNPVTTNNAVTVTLNSGLIITIPAGSNTADSAAVPFSEDDVYVEADTVSDFIRRRCRPMPMPWVRSTAKSITPAVTHHRGRPGCGDGQADGDAVDGRAEPARSSTASLVDTVGNPVTTNNAVTVTLNSGLIITIPAGSNTADSAAVPFSEDDVYVAADTVSDFIQTAVQANANAVGAFEQLQADQTPAVTTIVDDQDVVTVKLTATPSTGEQAGTIVYTASLVDALGNPVTTNNAVTVTLNSGLIITIPAGSNTADSAAVPFSEDDVYVEADTVSDFIQTAVRANANAVGAFEQLQADQTPAVTTIVDDQDVVTVKLTATPSTGEQAGTIVYTASLVDALGNPVTTNNAVTVTLNSGLIITIPAGSNTADSAAVPFSEDDVYVEADTVSDFIQTAVQANANAVGAFEQLQADQTPAVTTIVDDQDVVTVKLTATPSTGEQAGTIVYTASLVDALGNPVTTNNAVTVTLNSGLIITIPAGSNTADSAAVPFSEDDVYVEADTVSDFIQTAVQANANAVGAFEQLQADQTPAVTTIVDDQDVVTATLTAGTATYDATGVIIPYTITLSSGLTPFSPTGGAPLTFTLANGTAIVLDVGDTAKTVDVHYNFGYPTPILNSINTVSGNEEYENLVPTGTTSVIANTTPTVTDGAASLMVYEAALDTIKNGDDLAAGTKTGTTPLSTAETAIDANTLTFHATGEAITSIVFADPTSMIPSVNNIASGTAQWALSDGGRTLTLSFGGQAALILALSGATGGAAGADATISVTATLVNGFNHLAPNSLLDVILSAVTVVATDASGDKISGTISVNIVDDAPSILAPDPIFVENTAHSAISEHINFFAGADGVGNVEFNVTEGSSVTDEMGNAVFLNGEQLFYHVVDSHTVQGRSSAANGSDVGFVATLDPVSGTWTFATNGTLFNGAAFNTTTFLNPGGGNSEAVVLDSPGGSPNDMLITANGGNSVNTNNTEWGVAQGNSITSGETIRFDMVKNASTDGTKIGSTFTEHYEVGSYTQKVTISGNGTATFTIRAVNADNDKIFVGDNTGESTAQPITVTVANAGGVVPTVTVNPDGTVTLSNIGNGDTFTIISNSDPFSAVEITGLSGTNTFNLTSPSFTTANTVTPFDIVMGVTGVDGDGDPVSGEVTAKLMPDPSTWQGTANADAHTTTASETTLLGTDGNDTLSGLDGQADVLSGGRGNDTLSTLSGNDKLYGGSGNDSLAGGSGNDILTGGDGDDILIGGLGTDAHSGGTGNDTFNYAASDLGAANVDSITDYLVGDTVDLSVLLASVAGDAADVQFKYADNSTKAAGTAGGGVDGDVTIQVFDGANWQDVAVLKDNGSNLSSAAEHINLILDNTGPHQFEI, translated from the coding sequence TCGAGCAGCTGCAAGCCGACCAGACGCCGGCGGTGACCACCATCGTGGACGACCAGGATGTGGTGACGGTCAAGCTGACGGCGACGCCGTCGACGGGCGAACAGGCCGGCACGATCATCTACACGGCCAGCCTGGTGGATGCCCTTGGCAACCCGGTGACGACCAACAATGCGGTGACGGTGACGCTGAACAGCGGTCTGATCATCACGATCCCGGCAGGATCGAACACGGCGGACAGCGCAGCGGTTCCCTTTAGCGAGGACGACGTCTACGTCGAGGCCGACACGGTCAGCGACTTCATCCAGACGGCGGTGCAGGCCAATGCCAATGCCGTGGGTGCGTTCGAGCAGCTGCAAGCTGACCAGACGCCGGCGGTGACCACCATCGTGGACGACCAGGATGTGGTGACGGTCAAGCTGACGGCGACGCCGTCGACGGGCGAACAGGCCGGCACGATCGTCTACACGGCCAGCCTGGTGGATGCCCTTGGCAACCCGGTGACGACCAACAATGCGGTGACGGTGACGCTGAACAGCGGTCTGATCATCACGATCCCGGCAGGATCGAACACGGCGGACAGCGCAGCGGTTCCCTTTAGCGAGGACGACGTCTACGTCGAGGCCGACACGGTCAGCGACTTCATCCAGACGGCGGTGCAGGCCAATGCCAATGCCGTGGGTGCGTTCGAGCAGCTGCAAGCCGACCAGACGCCGGCGGTGACCACCATCGTGGACGACCAGGATGTGGTGACGGTCAAGCTGACGGCGACGCCGCCGACGGGCGAACAGGCCGGCACGATCGTCTACACGGCCAGCCTGGTGGATGCCCTTGGCAACCCGGTGACGACCAACAATGCGGTGACGGTGACGCTGAACAGCGGTCTGATCATCACGATCCCGGCAGGATCGAACACGGCGGACAGCGCAGCGGTTCCCTTTAGCGAGGACGACGTCTACGTCGAGGCCGACACGGTCAGCGACTTCATCCAGACGGCGGTGCAGGCCAATGCCAATGCCGTGGGTGCGTTCGAGCAGCTGCAAGCCGACCAGACGCCGGCGGTGACCACCATCGTGGACGACCAGGATGTGGTGACGGTCAAGCTGACGGCGACGCCGTCGACAGGCGAACAGGCCGGCACGATCGTCTACACGGCCAGCCTGGTGGATGCTCTTGGCAACCCGGTGACGACCAACAATGCGGTGACGGTGACGCTGAACAGCGGTCTGATCATCACGATCCCGGCAGGATCGAACACGGCGGACAGCGCAGCGGTTCCCTTTAGCGAGGACGACGTCTACGTCGAGGCCGACACGGTCAGCGACTTCATCAGACGGCGGTGCAGGCCAATGCCAATGCCGTGGGTGCGTTCAACAGCCAAATCGATAACGCCGGCGGTGACCCACCATCGTGGACGACCAGGATGTGGTGACGGTCAAGCTGACGGCGACGCCGTCGACGGGCGGGCTGAGCCGGCACGATCGTCTACAGCCAGCCTGGTGGATACTGTCGGCAACCCGGTGACGACCAACAATGCGGTGACGGTGACGCTGAACAGCGGTCTGATCATCACGATCCCGGCAGGATCGAACACGGCGGACAGCGCAGCGGTTCCCTTTAGCGAGGACGACGTCTACGTCGCGGCCGACACGGTCAGCGACTTCATCCAGACGGCGGTGCAGGCCAATGCCAATGCCGTGGGTGCGTTCGAGCAGCTGCAAGCTGACCAGACGCCGGCGGTGACCACCATCGTGGACGACCAGGATGTGGTGACGGTCAAGCTGACGGCGACGCCGTCGACAGGCGAACAGGCCGGCACGATCGTCTACACGGCCAGCCTGGTGGATGCTCTTGGCAACCCGGTGACGACCAACAATGCGGTGACGGTGACGCTGAACAGCGGTCTGATCATCACGATCCCGGCAGGATCGAACACGGCGGACAGCGCAGCGGTTCCCTTTAGCGAGGACGACGTCTACGTCGAGGCCGACACGGTCAGCGACTTCATCCAGACGGCGGTGCGGGCCAATGCCAATGCCGTGGGTGCGTTCGAGCAGCTGCAAGCCGACCAGACGCCGGCGGTGACCACCATCGTGGACGACCAGGATGTGGTGACGGTCAAGCTGACGGCGACGCCGTCGACGGGCGAACAGGCCGGCACGATCGTCTACACGGCCAGCCTGGTGGATGCCCTTGGCAACCCGGTGACGACCAACAATGCGGTGACGGTGACGCTGAACAGCGGTCTGATCATCACGATCCCGGCAGGATCGAACACGGCGGACAGCGCAGCGGTTCCCTTTAGCGAGGACGACGTCTACGTCGAGGCCGACACGGTCAGCGACTTCATCCAGACGGCGGTGCAGGCCAATGCCAATGCCGTGGGTGCGTTCGAGCAGCTGCAAGCTGACCAGACGCCGGCGGTGACCACCATCGTGGACGACCAGGATGTGGTGACGGTCAAGCTGACGGCGACACCGTCGACGGGCGAACAGGCCGGCACGATCGTCTACACGGCCAGCCTGGTGGATGCCCTTGGCAACCCGGTGACGACCAACAATGCGGTGACGGTGACGCTGAACAGCGGTCTGATCATCACGATCCCGGCAGGATCGAACACGGCGGACAGCGCAGCGGTTCCCTTTAGCGAGGACGACGTCTACGTCGAGGCCGACACGGTCAGCGACTTCATCCAGACGGCGGTGCAGGCCAATGCCAATGCCGTGGGTGCGTTCGAGCAGCTGCAAGCCGACCAGACGCCGGCGGTGACCACCATCGTGGACGACCAGGATGTGGTCACCGCCACCCTGACTGCTGGCACGGCGACCTACGATGCCACCGGTGTGATCATACCGTACACGATCACCTTGAGTTCCGGCCTGACCCCGTTCTCCCCGACTGGCGGCGCGCCGCTAACCTTTACGTTGGCTAACGGGACCGCAATCGTTCTGGACGTGGGCGACACGGCCAAGACGGTCGATGTTCACTACAACTTCGGTTACCCAACGCCGATCTTAAACTCGATCAACACGGTCAGCGGCAACGAAGAATACGAGAACCTGGTACCGACGGGCACCACAAGCGTCATCGCCAACACGACGCCGACGGTGACCGATGGTGCTGCATCCCTGATGGTCTACGAAGCAGCATTGGACACCATCAAGAACGGTGACGACCTCGCTGCCGGCACCAAGACCGGCACCACGCCGCTCTCGACTGCTGAGACGGCCATCGATGCCAATACCCTCACGTTCCATGCGACGGGCGAAGCCATCACCTCCATCGTCTTTGCCGACCCGACATCGATGATCCCGTCGGTCAACAACATCGCCAGCGGCACCGCGCAGTGGGCGCTGTCCGACGGTGGTCGCACGCTGACGCTCTCTTTCGGTGGTCAGGCGGCGCTCATCCTGGCCCTGAGCGGGGCGACGGGTGGGGCGGCTGGGGCCGATGCAACAATAAGCGTTACGGCAACTTTGGTGAATGGCTTCAATCATCTCGCGCCGAATTCGCTGCTTGATGTCATTCTAAGCGCAGTGACTGTCGTCGCGACCGATGCCAGCGGCGACAAGATTAGCGGAACGATCTCGGTCAATATTGTTGATGACGCGCCCAGCATTCTGGCTCCTGACCCGATATTCGTCGAGAACACAGCGCATTCCGCAATAAGCGAGCACATAAACTTCTTTGCTGGTGCCGATGGCGTCGGCAACGTCGAGTTCAATGTGACGGAAGGTTCAAGCGTTACCGACGAAATGGGCAACGCGGTATTCCTAAACGGCGAACAGCTTTTCTATCATGTAGTCGACAGTCATACCGTTCAAGGTAGGTCGTCGGCTGCCAACGGCAGCGATGTCGGGTTTGTGGCTACCCTTGATCCGGTCAGCGGCACGTGGACATTTGCCACCAATGGCACGTTGTTCAACGGAGCGGCGTTCAACACGACGACGTTCCTCAATCCCGGGGGCGGCAATTCAGAAGCCGTAGTTCTGGACTCTCCTGGTGGTTCGCCCAACGATATGCTGATCACGGCAAACGGTGGTAATTCTGTCAACACCAACAATACGGAGTGGGGGGTCGCCCAAGGAAATAGCATTACAAGCGGCGAGACCATTCGGTTTGACATGGTGAAGAATGCAAGCACCGATGGCACAAAAATCGGAAGTACCTTCACGGAACACTATGAAGTCGGTAGTTACACCCAGAAGGTAACTATTTCCGGCAACGGGACGGCCACTTTTACGATACGCGCAGTAAATGCCGACAACGACAAAATCTTTGTTGGCGACAACACCGGTGAATCTACGGCACAGCCAATTACGGTGACGGTTGCAAACGCTGGCGGCGTGGTGCCGACGGTCACAGTCAATCCTGACGGCACGGTAACTCTGTCGAATATCGGCAATGGAGACACCTTTACCATAATCTCGAACAGCGACCCGTTCAGCGCCGTCGAGATTACGGGTCTGTCCGGCACGAACACGTTCAACCTGACCTCACCGAGCTTTACGACCGCCAATACGGTCACGCCGTTTGACATCGTCATGGGAGTGACCGGCGTCGATGGCGATGGTGACCCAGTTTCGGGCGAAGTGACGGCAAAACTGATGCCCGATCCGAGTACTTGGCAGGGCACTGCTAATGCTGATGCGCATACCACCACCGCGTCTGAAACTACGCTGCTCGGAACCGATGGCAACGACACGCTCAGTGGGCTTGACGGTCAGGCCGATGTGCTGTCGGGCGGCCGCGGCAACGACACGCTCTCGACATTGTCCGGCAATGACAAGCTCTATGGCGGTTCGGGCAATGATTCCCTTGCCGGTGGAAGCGGCAACGACATCCTCACAGGGGGTGACGGCGACGATATTCTTATCGGGGGCCTGGGTACCGACGCACACTCTGGTGGCACCGGTAACGACACCTTTAATTATGCTGCCAGCGATCTGGGCGCCGCCAACGTAGACAGCATCACCGACTATCTCGTCGGTGACACGGTCGATCTGAGTGTCCTGCTGGCAAGCGTAGCCGGTGATGCCGCGGATGTTCAGTTCAAATACGCCGACAACTCGACCAAGGCAGCCGGCACCGCTGGCGGCGGCGTGGATGGGGATGTGACCATCCAGGTCTTCGATGGCGCTAACTGGCAAGATGTCGCGGTGCTCAAAGACAACGGCTCCAACTTGTCCAGTGCCGCCGAGCATATCAATCTGATCCTGGACAATACCGGACCGCACCAGTTCGAAATCTGA
- a CDS encoding transglutaminase-like cysteine peptidase: MPTNIAKIFSIVFAFAFAIYSGSTVADTITVRSSPPVIAAPQFNQTTPKYNAFGSVAISAASLPAARKWRDVTDQDYTGFFGAACTDSFSGCNGTFGRKVSAAIGIAQETSGVALLSLANRTVNSALTYRSDAQNWHSNDYWATVSEMAVKGAGDCEDFATAKYWFLRAAGVSERDLQVVVLSDTRRQLYHAVLAVYLDGQIYILDNLSSRVRRDSQLPNYMPIMSFANGKSYIHGFTNRTSGFAGSFDAVSPGEGI, translated from the coding sequence ATGCCAACCAACATCGCGAAAATCTTCAGTATCGTGTTCGCATTTGCTTTTGCAATTTACTCTGGATCCACAGTCGCGGACACGATTACTGTAAGAAGTTCACCGCCGGTCATTGCAGCGCCGCAGTTTAATCAAACCACCCCAAAATACAATGCATTTGGATCTGTGGCCATCTCCGCGGCTTCGCTGCCCGCCGCAAGGAAATGGCGCGATGTAACTGATCAGGACTATACCGGATTCTTTGGCGCAGCCTGCACCGACAGTTTTTCTGGGTGCAATGGCACCTTCGGCAGAAAGGTTTCTGCGGCCATTGGAATCGCGCAGGAAACAAGTGGCGTTGCGTTGCTGAGTCTCGCCAACCGGACCGTCAATTCCGCTCTGACGTATCGCTCAGATGCGCAGAACTGGCATAGCAACGACTATTGGGCCACTGTTTCGGAAATGGCTGTCAAAGGCGCAGGGGACTGCGAGGATTTTGCAACAGCCAAGTACTGGTTCTTGCGTGCGGCCGGGGTTTCGGAACGCGACCTGCAGGTGGTCGTCCTCAGCGACACCCGTCGCCAGCTGTACCACGCCGTGCTGGCGGTTTACCTCGATGGCCAAATCTACATCCTGGACAACCTGTCCAGCCGTGTGCGGCGCGACAGCCAATTGCCGAACTACATGCCGATCATGTCCTTCGCCAACGGCAAGAGCTACATCCACGGCTTTACGAACAGAACCTCAGGCTTCGCCGGCAGCTTCGACGCAGTCTCGCCCGGCGAGGGTATTTAG
- a CDS encoding TolC family protein: MLAQTAVAMPLQEAVQIALESNPDIGQAVQNHDATAFELRQALGLYAPRVDLEASAGTQVLDSPSRRALGIGGDALFPAQIGVIATFDLYDGGFRDAEVARQSARVDSASYRVLERSEFIALQIVRVYYQVLLQLQIVELSRQNVTFHQGIVSDVAAAIEAGQLTEADRFQSIERLAAARARLTETGVELAAAQIEFKMLVGMTPGTVTAPARAAGAIPGSLEIAIAKAILNNPRMLTAGADIDAASALVDQAESALAPKLTLEGRAATGYDLSGTNGITNDASLRLSMRWNIFDGGIKSAAVQEEMRRESEAKLVFDQTAREVEQAVQESWLRLKSQAELSSVYQQQLDSSAELVASYRDQFKIGERSLLDVLDAQNTRINVQILQETARYSVMFAEYRVLAASGDLLPFLQVTADGSAVADTRAATDTPSWEESEPRILEPLTIPTLGY; encoded by the coding sequence TTGCTGGCGCAGACCGCTGTCGCAATGCCTCTGCAAGAGGCCGTACAGATTGCGCTCGAATCCAATCCAGATATTGGCCAGGCCGTACAAAATCACGACGCTACTGCTTTCGAATTGCGGCAAGCGCTCGGTCTCTACGCTCCACGTGTTGACCTTGAAGCGTCGGCTGGAACCCAGGTGCTCGACAGCCCGTCGCGCAGGGCGCTCGGGATCGGGGGGGATGCCTTGTTCCCAGCCCAAATTGGGGTAATCGCGACCTTCGATCTGTATGATGGTGGATTTCGCGATGCGGAAGTTGCCCGCCAGTCCGCCCGGGTTGATAGCGCGTCCTATCGCGTTTTGGAGCGGAGCGAATTTATCGCGCTACAGATTGTGCGCGTGTACTACCAAGTCTTGCTTCAACTGCAGATTGTTGAGCTTTCCCGCCAGAACGTAACCTTCCATCAAGGCATCGTGAGTGACGTGGCTGCCGCGATCGAGGCCGGTCAACTGACGGAGGCTGATCGGTTCCAGTCTATTGAACGCTTGGCGGCGGCTCGCGCTCGACTGACCGAGACGGGCGTTGAGCTGGCTGCGGCTCAAATCGAGTTCAAGATGCTGGTAGGGATGACGCCTGGCACGGTAACAGCCCCCGCCCGCGCTGCTGGTGCGATACCGGGTTCGCTTGAAATCGCCATTGCCAAGGCAATCTTGAACAACCCCCGGATGCTTACGGCAGGAGCAGATATTGATGCCGCATCCGCTTTGGTGGACCAAGCAGAGTCAGCCTTAGCGCCGAAGCTAACACTCGAGGGACGTGCTGCGACCGGCTATGACTTGTCTGGCACGAACGGCATCACCAATGACGCCAGTCTGCGGCTGTCTATGCGCTGGAATATCTTCGATGGCGGCATTAAATCGGCTGCTGTCCAGGAAGAGATGCGTCGTGAGAGCGAGGCCAAGCTGGTATTCGACCAGACTGCGCGCGAAGTCGAACAGGCTGTCCAGGAATCATGGTTGAGGCTGAAAAGTCAGGCCGAATTGTCGAGCGTTTATCAGCAGCAGTTAGACTCATCGGCTGAGTTGGTGGCGTCCTATAGAGATCAATTCAAGATCGGCGAGCGATCACTGCTTGACGTTCTTGATGCCCAGAACACGCGCATCAATGTTCAGATATTACAAGAAACGGCGCGTTACAGTGTAATGTTTGCAGAGTATCGCGTGCTTGCTGCAAGTGGTGATTTGTTGCCATTTCTTCAGGTCACGGCAGACGGCAGCGCGGTTGCCGATACGAGAGCGGCAACGGATACGCCTTCCTGGGAGGAATCTGAGCCTCGTATACTAGAGCCGCTGACCATTCCAACTTTGGGATATTAA